CCTCCTCCGAAATATCAAGGAACGGGGTCGGCGAATTCACCCCGGCTCCATTGACCAGAATGTCCACGCGGCCGTAGGCCTCCATGACCGAATCATGGAGCTTTTCCAGCCCGACGCGCTCGCTGATCTCCGCCGCGAGGAAGGAGGCTGAACCTCCGGCTGACTCGATGCGCTGCCTCCGGATCCGCGCCTTTTCTTCACTGCGGCCGACCAGGACGACATGGGCGCCCGCTCCGGCCAGGCCCTCCGCCATGGCCCCACATAGCTCGCCCGTTCCCCCGATAACCACGGCAACACTGTCATCCAGGCCAAAGATGTTCTTAAGATAGTTTTCGTTATTCATAGATAGAAAGAAGCTCCCTGAGAGATTGGATGCGGATCGCGCGGCCTCAGGCACCTCTCGGTGCCGGGCCGGTGGACCGCCTGATTACCAGGTTGGGTTTGATCCGGACCGGCTTGACCGCCGCGCCAAATCCCGAGTCCATCTGGTTCCTGAGCAGGTCGATTCCCGCCTGCATCAGCACTGTCACCCGTTGATCGATTGTCGTCAGGGACGGCGATACATGGGCGGACACTTCCAGGTTGTCGAATCCGACCATGGACAAATCTCGCGGAATCTCGATCCCCGATTCCTGCAGGCGGGCCATCGCCCCGATCGCAACCTGGTCGTTCAATGCCACCAGGGCGGTCGGTCGCGGGCTCAATCCTAGGACCCGATCCGCGAGGCGCCGGCCGTAGTCGTAGTCCATCGCGTCAACCGTTTCTTCGAGGATCGTCGTGAAGGCCGACGCCGGATCAAGCCCCTCCTCCACCGCCACCGAATCAATGCCCCGCCATCGGCTGGGACCATAGGCGATCGTCCGGTCGAGCCCGAGCAGGACCGGCCGGCGGTGGCCCAGTTGTCTGAGATGATGAAGAATCAAGCGCATGCCTTCGCCACGGTCCATCTCGACCGTCGGAAGAGGGACCGAGACGCCGGGATCGATGATCACGGTGGGGATGGCCCGATCCCGCAGGAAGTCGACCACTCCGCCCGTCCCGCTCCCCGCCGGTCCACCAACCAGCACGATTCCTTCCACACCGACCGACACAAAATGGGCCGCCACATCGCGCTCAAGCCCGGGATCCCGATCAGTCAACTCAATCAGCGAACGAAGACCCACGCGCCTCAAGGCGGTCTGGAGAACCGCGACTTTCTGGACGAAAATCGGGATGTCGAATCCCTGGAACGAGATCCCGATCAGACCGGTCCGGCCGCCACGCAGGCCCCGCGCCATCACACTGGGGACGAATCCCAGATCCTTCATCGCCTCCCGGACCCGGATCACCGTTTCCTCCCGCACGCCGGCATGACCGTTGAGCACCCGCGAAATCGTCCAACGGGAAAGCCCGAGGTGTCGCGCAAGCGCCGAGGTCGAAGAAATCGGCCGATCCGGCTTTCCGATTGACATACCTTCCCTTTACAAACACGTGTGTGATAAGCAACCCAATTCCCATGACACCCCAACCCTCACCTCTTGGTTTGACCAAATCCTTCGGCTTTGGCGACCGGCTCGGTCTGGCCACCCCCGGGCATCTTTCCGCTGTATCCAAGTCCGACTTTGCGCCGATTTTCGCGCAACAATCGATCCGCGAAATGGACCGGACCCAACGCACGCCAATCGAAGTCATGGACGCCGCCCGGACCGCTCTGGAACACGCCGGCTTCAAGGGCACCTGGGGTGCGGATGCGGACCACCTGAAGACGGAGGCGGACATCGACGTGACTGCGGCAGTGGGATTCTGCCTCTTCACCCTCGATCCCTCCGCCTACGTGGAGAACCGGGCGGACACAATGCCCGCCGACGAACTGGAGGCCCGAATCGCTTCTATGGTGGCCGACGGCGTGCTTCCCGAAAACTGGATGGAGGCCTACGTCAACCGTCCATTTGAGTTCGACCAGGGTGAACCGTTGGTTTTCTCGAGCGAGGAACTCAGCCGCGCCGCGGTGAAATACGGACGGGCCATTCATCACTGTGAACGTCTCAACCGCCATATCGAGTCGACCGTGCCCGGCAACCGGCAGGAAATCGAGGTCTCGGTCGACGAAACCGACTCCCCCACTTCGCCGCTCGAACACCTCTTCTTCGCGCTCGAACTGAGACGCAGGAAAGTCCGGGTGGTCAGCCTCGCTCCCCGCTTTGTCGGAGCCTTCGAGAAGGGAATCGACTATATCGGGGACCTCCGGGCATTTGAATCCGATCTCGAACGCCATGTCGCCATTGCCCGCGCCTACGGCCCCTACAAGATCAGCATCCACAGCGGATCGGACAAGTTCTCCATCTACCCGGTCATCGGCCGGGTCTGCGGCTCGTTGCTTCATGTCAAGACGGCCGGCACCAGCTATCTTGAAGCCCTGCGCGTCGTCTGCCGGACCGATCCCGCCCTCTTCGACTCGATTGCCGAATACAGCCGATCCCGATTCGATGCGGACAAGCACAGTTATCATATCTCCACCACCACCGGGCAGATTGACCGGCTCTTCACGGATGGAGGCGCTCGGGAAGACCGCTTTCTCGAGACGATCCCCGGGAGACAGCTGCTCCACGTGACTTTCGGTTCGGTCCTCACCGTCGGAAAATTGCCGTCCGGCCGGACCTTCCATGACGCCCTCCTCGAGAATCTCAACCGTGAGGCCGACCTCTACCGCGAGGTCCTCGATCATCATCTCGGCCGCCACCTCAGCGGGCTGAACCAGGGGTGAGGCCGGCGATCCTCCCGAAGGACGATCTGCAACTGTCCGCTTGACGGACGCGGAAGTCTGGTCGACGATCTTCCCTTTTCGTCAATCCGACAAACATTCGAAATCCACCATGGGACAAGCACACCGAGTCACCGCCAAACGCAAGCGCCGCAAGGCTTATTACAAGCGCAAGAAGGCCGAAGCCGGCACTTCTTCCAAAACCGGCAAGTAGGCTCCTCGCGGATTCGGACATCACTCAGAGTGGGTCTGGCCCGTTCTGATGACGTCCCGGCAGACAGGGACGAGTCAACTCTGCCAGCAGCTCCGCCGGTTATTCATCCTATGTGCCCCGTCCCGATCTGGCATTCTGGGGCAAATCGCGATCCAACGATCCTGAACAACTCCCATCTGCCCTGAATGGACTGGCTGGATTTTCCAGATCGCTTGTGGCTTTGGATGGCGGCAACCACCTATGCGGTGGCTTTCGGTCTGGCCGTCCGATCGATCTCCCGGTCGATGCGGCATTCGAGGGTCGCGCTCCTGGTCATTCTCGCGATCGGCTTCGTGCTCCAGACGATCGGTCTCTATCAGCGGGGAATCAGCAACGGCGGCTGCCCGCTGGGCAACAAGTTTGAGATCGTCCAATTCCTCGTCTGGTCCGCCACCGCCCTGTTCCTCGTCGTCGGACCGGCCTTCCGGTTGAGCCTCCTCGGCTTCTTCACCTCGGGGTTGGTCG
This sequence is a window from Opitutaceae bacterium. Protein-coding genes within it:
- a CDS encoding LacI family DNA-binding transcriptional regulator, encoding MSIGKPDRPISSTSALARHLGLSRWTISRVLNGHAGVREETVIRVREAMKDLGFVPSVMARGLRGGRTGLIGISFQGFDIPIFVQKVAVLQTALRRVGLRSLIELTDRDPGLERDVAAHFVSVGVEGIVLVGGPAGSGTGGVVDFLRDRAIPTVIIDPGVSVPLPTVEMDRGEGMRLILHHLRQLGHRRPVLLGLDRTIAYGPSRWRGIDSVAVEEGLDPASAFTTILEETVDAMDYDYGRRLADRVLGLSPRPTALVALNDQVAIGAMARLQESGIEIPRDLSMVGFDNLEVSAHVSPSLTTIDQRVTVLMQAGIDLLRNQMDSGFGAAVKPVRIKPNLVIRRSTGPAPRGA
- a CDS encoding tagaturonate epimerase family protein, translating into MISNPIPMTPQPSPLGLTKSFGFGDRLGLATPGHLSAVSKSDFAPIFAQQSIREMDRTQRTPIEVMDAARTALEHAGFKGTWGADADHLKTEADIDVTAAVGFCLFTLDPSAYVENRADTMPADELEARIASMVADGVLPENWMEAYVNRPFEFDQGEPLVFSSEELSRAAVKYGRAIHHCERLNRHIESTVPGNRQEIEVSVDETDSPTSPLEHLFFALELRRRKVRVVSLAPRFVGAFEKGIDYIGDLRAFESDLERHVAIARAYGPYKISIHSGSDKFSIYPVIGRVCGSLLHVKTAGTSYLEALRVVCRTDPALFDSIAEYSRSRFDADKHSYHISTTTGQIDRLFTDGGAREDRFLETIPGRQLLHVTFGSVLTVGKLPSGRTFHDALLENLNREADLYREVLDHHLGRHLSGLNQG